The following are encoded in a window of Sphaeramia orbicularis chromosome 20, fSphaOr1.1, whole genome shotgun sequence genomic DNA:
- the LOC115411520 gene encoding cystatin-B-like, with protein sequence MAELPEDFDPSHYMVGAPEASKEANETIQCICDEVKSQAEERTNQTYDVFKAVTFTQQVVAGTLYKIKVSVGANKHITITVLCRLPCHPGRRYEVTEVKDD encoded by the exons ATGGCTGAACTCCCTGAGGATTTTGACCCG AGCCACTATATGGTTGGAGCACCTGAAGCCTCTAAGGAAGCCAATGAAACAATTCAATGTATTTGTGATGAG GTCAAGTCCCAAGCAGAGGAACGGACGAACCAAACCTATGATGTATTCAAAGCAGtcacgttcacacagcaggtggTCGCTGGAACTCTCTACAAAATCAAG GTTTCTGTCGGAGCCAACAAACACATCACCATTACAGTGTTATGTAGACTACCTTGCCATCCTGGAAGAAGATATGAGGTGACAGAAGTCAAAGATGATTAG